In Blastococcus saxobsidens DD2, the genomic stretch CCGCCCGCGCATGCCGAAGTACGCGGAGTTGGCCAGCTTCATCACCCGGCTGGCCAGGGCGACGTCGGAGGCGAGGATGCCCGAGAGCACCTTGGCGCTGGTGTCGTCGGAGTTCGCCACGGAGACGATCTGCGCCGCCACGGGCCGCTGGGCGGCCATGGTGTCGATGCTGCTGAGCACCTTCTCCAGGTCGAACACGGGGGCGGCCTCGGCTCTAGCCGGGAACGGGGTGACGGTCATGGGGTCGGCTCTCCGTGGGATGCGAACCAGGCGGCGGTGCGCGAGCCGGTCATGGGTTGGCTGAGGCCGAAGCCCTGCAGGTACGTGGCGCCCATGCGGGCCAGCTCCGCGGCCTGGTCGGCGGTCTCCACCCCCTCGGCGACGGTGCTCAGGTTGAGGCTGCGGGCCAACGCGATGACCGCGGAGGCGATCTCGGTGTGGCCGTGGGCGAGCTCGGCGACGAAGGACCAGGCCGACACCTGCTCGATGACCGCCTCGATGTCCTCGTCGTGCACGGTGTCGATCCAGCCGGTGCCCAGCAGCTGCTCGGCGCGGCGCCCCACGAGGCTGCAGAACGCGTCGTTGACGTGCGCCAGCCGCATGCCCTGCTCGGACAGCAGCGTCGGCACCGGCGACCGCTCGGTGAGCGTCGAGAAGCGGCGCTCGTGGGCGTCGGCGGTGGCCCGCAGCGCCCGCTCCTGCTCGTTGGTCGCGGAGACGATGCGGATCGTCCACATCCGGCCGCCGGGCGAGGGCGTGGTGGTGACCACGGACTGCACCATGGCGCCGCTGGCGGTGCGCACGGGCAGGGTCATCCGGGCGGCCCGCTCACGGCGCAGGAGGAGCTCGAGCTCCCCGCCCCCGAGGCTCGGGAAGAGGTGGTCGACGGGCAGAGCGCGCACGTCGTCCAGCCCGTAACCCAGCAGCTCGACGGCCCCGGCGTTGACCCATGTGACGCGAACGCGCCCGGCCACCGTCTCGGCGACCACCAGGGCGAAGCCGTCGCTGACGCTGGCGCAGTAGAACACCGAGGACACGATCTCCGGTGGGACGCGGTCGTCGTCGGGTTCGCTGATGAAGACGGACACGGTCCTCCCCTCGTCCACACAGGCGCCGATGCTCGGGCGCGCTGCGGACTACTTCGGCCCATCCCCCCTCCGGTCTCCACCCGGGTCCCTGCCAGGCCCCCCGTCCGGGGGAGTCGGCGTCGCGCCCCGTGTCCCGGCCGGCCGGCAACGTGGACTCGCTCACATCTGCGGAGCCGGATGCGCGGTCGATCCGTCGGCAGGCGAAGATCCCTCCGGATCCACCAGCACCGCGAACGACCCCACCGCAGGCGGTCAGGCGACGAAGCCTGCCCCCGAGGAACGGAGCGCCACGATGCAGCTCGGAGTCCCGCGAGAGACGCGCCCCCGCGAGACGCGGGTGTCCGCGACACCGGCGACGGTGACCCAGCTGGTGGCGCTGGGCTACGACGTGGTGGTGGAGAGCGGCGCGGGTGCGGCCAGCAGCTTCCCCGACGAGGCCTACGTCGCGGGCGGTGCACGCATCGGCACGGCCGCCGAGGCGTGGGGCGCCGAGGTGGTGCTGCGGGTGAACGCCCCGGCGATCGGGGAGCTCGACCGGCTGGCCTCCGGCGCGACGCTGATCAGCCTCCTCTCCCCCGCGCTGGCCTCGGAACTGGTCGACGCGCTGGCCGCCCGGCCGATCACCGCGCTGGCGATGGACGCGGTCCCCCGGATCTCCCGCGCCCAGTCGATGGACGTGCTCTCCTCGATGGCCAACATCGCCGGGTACCGGGCGGTCATCGAGGCGGCGAACGTGTTCGGGCGGTTCTTCACCGGTCAGGTGACGGCGGCGGGCAAGGTCCCCCCGGCGAAGGTGCTGGTCGCCGGAGCGGGTGTCGCGGGGCTCGCCGCGATCGGTGCCGCCTCCAGCCTGGGCGCGATCGTGCGGGCCACCGATGTCCGCCCCGAGGTGGCCGAGCAGGTGCGCTCGCTGGGCGGCGAGTACGTCGCCGTCCCGAGCGCGGAGGCGCAGGTGAGCACCGACGGCTACGCCCGCGAGATGGGCGAGGACTTCAACCGGCGGGCCGCGCAGATGTACGCGGAGCAGGCCAAGGACGTCGACATCGTCATCACCACCGCGCTCATCCCCGGCCGGCCGGCGCCGCGGCTGATCACCGAGGAGATGGTCGCCTCGATGCGCTCGGGCTCGGTCGTCGTCGACATGGCTGCCGCGCAGGGCGGCAACGTCGCGGGCTCGGTGCCCGACGAGGTGGTGGTCACGCCCAACGGGGTGTCGATCATCGGCTACACCGACCTGCCCGCCCGGCTCCCGGCGCAGGCCTCGCAGCTGTACGGCACGAACCTGGTCAACCTGCTGAAGCTGCTGACCCCCGGCAAGGACGGGCAGCTCGTCCTCGACTTCGACGACGTCGTGCAGCGGGCCATCACGGTCGTGCGCGCCGGCGAGAAGACCTGGCCCCCGCCGCCGGTGCAGGTCTCGGCGGCGCCCACCCCACCCTCGCCACCGCCCGGTGCCACGGCCGGCGCGCCGAGCGTGCCCGCGAAGACGCCGGCACCCGGGCGGCGGTTCGCGCTGGTCGGCCTGGGCGCCGCGCTGCTGTTCCTGCTGACCGCCTTCTCGCCGAACGAGCTGGTCCAGCACTTCACCGTGTTCACCCTGGCCGTCGTCGTCGGCTTCTACGTCATCGGGCACGTGCACCACGCCCTGCACACGCCGCTGATGTCGGTGACCAACGCGATCTCCGGGATCATCGTGGTCGGCGCGCTGCTGCAGCTGGGCAGTGACGACGGCGCCGTCCGGGCGCTGGCCTTCGTCGCCACCCTCGTAGCCAGCATCAACGTCTTCGGCGGCTTCGCCGTCACCCGCCGCATGCTGGGCATGTTCTCCCGCGGCCCGAACGGAAAGGGCGCCGCCCGATGACCGCCGTCTCGGCCGCCTACGCGGCCTACATCGTCGCCGGCCTGCTGTTCATCCTCAGCCTGGCCGGGCTGTCCAGGCACGAGACGGCCAAGGCCGGGAACACCTACGGGATCGCCGGCATGGCCGTCGCGCTGGTCGCGACCGTCGGCGTGGTCATCGGGGACATCTCGGCCACCGGGCTCATTCTGCTCCTGCTCGCCGTGGCGATCGGCGCCGCGATCGGCATCTGGCGGGCCCGCAAGGTCGAGATGACCGGCATGCCGGAGCTGATCGCCCTGCTGCACAGCTTCGTCGGTCTCGCCGCGGTCCTCGTGGGCTGGAACGGCTACCTCTCCGTGGAGGCGGCCGGCGGCGGCCCGGTCCTCGACGGGGCCGAGGCCGGGATCCACTCCGGCGAGGTGGTGGTCGGCGTCTTCATCGGCGCGGTGACCTTCACCGGTTCCGTCGTGGCGTTCCTGAAGCTGTCGGCGCGGATCAAGAGCAACCCGCTGATGCTGCCGGGCCACAACTGGCTGAACCTGGGCGCGCTGGTGCTGTTCGCCGTCCTGACCGTGGTGTTCGTCGTCGAGCCGAACCTGCTCGTGCTGTCGATCGTGACGGTGCTCGCGCTGGCCCTGGGGTGGCACCTGGTCGCCTCGATCGGCGGCGGTGACATGCCGGTCGTCGTCTCGATGCTCAACAGCTACTCGGGATGGGCTGCGGCCGCGTCGGGCTTCCTGCTGGGCAACGACCTGCTGATCATCACCGGTGCGCTGGTCGGCTCCTCGGGTGCCTACCTCTCCTACATCATGTGCACGGCGATGAACCGCTCGTTCCTGTCGGTCATCGCCGGCGGGTTCGGCAACGAGGGCAGCGCCGCCTCCTCCGACGTCGACTACGGGGAGCACACCGAGATCAGCGCCGAGGAGACCGCCGAACTGCTGCGGGACGCGAAGTCCGTCGTGATCACCCCGGGCTACGGCATGGCGGTCGCCCAGGCCCAGGGCCCGGTCGCCGACCTCACCCGCAAGCTCACCGAACGCGGCGTCGAGGTGCGGTTCGGCATCCACCCGGTCGCCGGGCGACTGCCCGGGCACATGAACGTGCTGCTGGCCGAGGCCAAGGTGCCCTACGACGTCGTCCTGGAGATGGACGAGGTCAACGACGACCTCGCCACCACCTCCGTCGTCCTGGTGATCGGCGCCAACGACACGGTGAACCCGGCCGCCACCGATGACCCGGCCAGCCCGATCGCCGGCATGCCGGTCCTGCGCGTGTGGGAGGCCGAGCGTGTCGTGGTCTTCAAGCGGTCGATGAACACCGGCTACGCCGGGGTCCAGAACCCGTTGTTCTTCCGGGACAACACCCGGATGCTCTTCGGCGACGCGCGGGATCGGGTCGAGGACATCCTGAAAGCCTTGTGACGGCTGCGAACGGAGGGACGGACGGCCCTATCGTGCCTGTCCAGGCCTTACTCTGAGCGCATGTGCGTTCACGGACAGATCACCGACGTCCCGGTCGCCGGGGGGCGCGACCACGTCTGCCGGGTGTACCGCGACGCGCGTGAGCTCGACGAGGCCGCGCTGGAGGTCCTCGCCGGGGGACCGGCCCGGGCGCGGAGGTCAGTGCCCTGGCCACCGACCCGCAGGTCCAGCCGGAGCTGGTCCGCTGGGGACACGTGGCCGACCAGTTCATGGCCGACGGGCCGGGCGTGAGCGCGATGTGTGCCGACCGCGCCGATCTCCCGGCGTCCACCCTGACCGAGGCCTCGGCGGTGCACGCCCCCGGTGCTCCCCCGGCGTTCCAGGTCTTCGTCGACCAGCAGCGGATCGTGCTCGTCGGCGACGTCGACGCGCTCGGTTCCGAGCAGCTGGCCAGGGTGCTGGCGGCCTCCCCGGTCACCGGCGGCACGTGTGCCCTCGACCTCTCGGGGCTGGAGTTCGCCGACGTGGCCGGGTGCCGGGCGATCGCCGTGTGGGCCCGGGGCCTGGCCCAGCGGGGCGTGCGGCTCGAGCTCTGGGACGCTCCGGCGCTCGTCCGGCGGACGTGGCAGGTCCTCGAGCTGGACGAGTGGGCGTCGGTGTCGTTCGCCCCCGCTGCCTGAGGTCCGCGGCACTCCCGGCGGCCGTCAGCGGTCGGCACGCCGAGCCGGTCGCCCCGCGCGAAAGGCCCTCCGGCGACCACTATGCCGGGGGACGCGACAGCGCGTCACACAGCCGGCGTGCGACCAGGCCCCGGCCCGACCATGAAGCGACCCTGGAACCCACCGGGCCTTCACCCCCCGCCGGCACGTGTGTCGTCCGGTGCAAGCCCCGACGGAGTCCCACGCGTGACAGCTCCTGAGGACGACGCCGTCGTTCAACCTGCGTTCGACGAGCTGGCCCGGCTGCCCTTCGCCGAGCACTCGCTCGAGTCCATCCTGCACCAGGTCACCGAGCAGGCCACCCGCATCCTGCCGGGCCGGCCGGTCGTCTCGGTGACCATCCTCGGCGACGGCCGGCCCAGCACGGTGGCGGCCAGCGGTGAGCTGGCCCTGCAGCTCGACGTCTTCCAGTACCGCACCGGCGCCGGGCCGTGCCTGCAGGCGGCATCGACGGGCCGCCCGGCCGGCGTCGACGACACCCGGGCCGCCGAGTCCCTGGCCGGAGTTCGCCGCCGAGGCCGCCGCGAACGGCTGCGACAGCGTGTTCTCCTATCCCCTGCCGGTGCAGGAGAAAGTCTCCGGGGCCCTCAACGTCTACGCGCGGCAACTGGCCGTCACCGGCCTGCGGACCCGCCAGCTGGTGTCCCGGCTGGCGTCTTACGCGGTGGGGCCGGTCTCCAACATGTACCTCTACGAGAGCGCCGTGGAGCGCGCCGAGCACCTGCAGGCGGCGCTGGAGTCCCGCGCGGTCATCGACCAGGCCAAAGGCATCCTCATGGAGCGGCACAAGCTCACCGCCGACCAGGCGTTCCAGGTGCTGGCCCGGCTCTCGATGGTGTCGAACACGAAGCTGCGGGACGTGGCCGAACGGCTCGCGCTCACCGGAGAACTGCCCCGGTCCTGAACCCGATGGGGACGGGCGGCCGCACCGGGGCATGCCCGGCCCGTCGAATGGGCACCCCCGCGTCACGGCAACCGGTGCCGCGCGCAGTACCGGACGGCCCAGATCCAGCGGTCGAGCACACGGCCGCTGGGTCGCCTCCCCGGCCGGTCGGGTTGCGTCCCGGCGACCGGTCGTCGACGGTCGTGGGGTGGACCCCTTCCGCGGCCTCGGCATTCCCCGGATCCCCGGGTTCGCCGAGCTGCTCACCCTGCTGCAGACGCAGACCGAGGCGCTCGCCCAGCTCCCCCGCACCCTCGCCGACCTCAACGGCACGGTGCGCGAGCTGACCGCTGCGACGACGTCGGCCCGCGAGACCATCGCATCGGCGCAGCGGATGGCGGAGCGGCTGGAGTCGCTGGTCGAGGAGCTCGAGGAGCCGGTGCGGGCCCTGCGCCCCGGGATCGAGCGGGTGGGCCGGGTGCTCGACGATCCAGCCGTCGACACGGTCCCCGACACGCTGCGGCGCATCCACGACGACCTGATGCCGTTGATCTCCGGGCTGCGGCAGGCGCAGTCCAGGATGGGCTCGGTGACCGGCCTGCTGCGCCGTCGGCCCGGGGCCGGGGACGAGGACGACGGCTACTGAGCCTGCTCGCCGTTCTGGCGCCGCTCGCCGTCACGGCGGACGAAGTCACCGACCGCCTCCTCGAGACGGGCCCAGGTGGAGCTCCACTCCACCAGCGGGTCGAGGATCCGCTCGAGGACCTCGAGCTGCTGGTCGAAGGCATCGAGCTGGGCGCGCATGGCCGCGATCGAGCTGCGCTGGGCGCTCACCATCTCGGCGATCGCCCTGACCTGGGCGGCCGACAGCGCTCCCGGCGGGCTGGGCAGCGCCGGCAACGGGAGCCGCGCCGTGGCGTTGCCCGCCAGACCCCGCGCGCGATCGGTGAAGCCGCGCAGCTGGGCGACGAACTCGTCGATGGACCGGCCCACGAGCCCGCTCTGCGCGGCGGCCCGCCGGCTGTCGTCGGCCTCGGTCATCGCTCCCCCTCTGCCGTCCGGTCGCTCGTCAACGACTCTAGGCATGCCGCACGTCTCCCGCCGACGCCGGGCCGGCAGGCACGGGAACGGGCTACGAGACGGTCGGCCCGGTTCTCACCGCGAATGCCGAGGCCGGGTCCCCCGCCTGAGACACCGGCCGTCGTCCCACAGGCCCGCATGCGATCGGCCCACCGATGCATCCGGTGGATCAGCGTTCGAGTTCTGCACGACCGGTGATCTCGGTGGGGGCTGCGATCAGTACCAGCCCTTGGACTGGAAAGCAGCCCACGCGCCGCAGGGGGAGCCGTACCGGTTCTGGATGTAGATCAGCCCGGCGTCGATCTGCCGGTAGCCGTCGGAGGTCTTGGCGATGCCGGTGCCGGCCCAGGTGGAGTCGAGGAACTGCGCGATGCCGTACGCGGTGCTCCGCGGGTTCTGCGCGTTGGGGTTCCAGCCGCTCTCCTTGCCCCACAGCCTCTCCAGGCAGCCGAACTCGCTGCCGGAGCCGCCGAGCTTCTGCATCGCGTAGTTCTGGTAGGAGCCGGACGGCGCGGCCTGGGGGGCGGGTGCGGCCGGCGCGGCCGGGGCCCGGCTCGCACGAGCCGCCGCGGCCTCGGCCTGGCGTGCGGCCTCGGCCTGGCGCGCGGCCTCGGCCTGGCGTGCGGCCTCGGCCTGGCGTGCGGTCTCCTGACGGGCAGCCTCCTCGGCCGCCTGGCGCGCGGCCTCCTGGCGGGCCGCCTCCTCCGCGGCCTGGCGCGCGGCCTCCTCGGCCGCGATCCGCGCCGCCTCCTCGGCAGCCCGGCGGTCGAGCTCGGCCTGCTCGGCAGCGGCTCGGGCCTCCGCGGCGGCGGTCTGCTCGGCGGCGCGCTCGCTGCGGCTGGCGGCGAGCTGCTCGAGCGAGTCGGCGGCGGTGTCGGCGACCTCGGCGACGTCGGCGGGCGCCTCGGTGGTGATGCCCAGCTGCGCCGCGACGCTCACCGACGCCAGCTGCGGCTTGGCGTGCGCGGCCGGCTCGTCGGCGACGACGACGGTGGCCACGAGGCCGCCCGCCGCGGCGACCGCCAGCAGGAGCCCCGCCCGGCCGGCCGGTCCCGGGATGCGGCTGCGGCCGCCGGTCGGGCGCAGGGCACGGGCGATGGAGGTGGCGCGAGGCTTCATGGGGTGGGACTGCTCCTGGTGCGGGGCGCAGCAGGCGGCCGGCCGACACGGCGGCGGGCTGCTGCGGGATGGTCGTGGCAGCGGGTGCGGGCGGGGCCCGGGCTCAGCGCGGGGACGGCGCCCGCGAGACCGCGTACCTGCTGCAGTTCCGTGCCAGGTGGGCCCGTGGGCTCGCCATGCGGCGGCGCTCCGTTCCTTCCGATGGCCGCCTACCGAGTTAGCTGACGGGTTCGGGCGGGAAGTGGCCCTACCCGCGCCGCGACGTGCGCGGCGCGCGATTCACCCCAGTGCTGCGGTGGGTCCCCGGCTCGCCCGCGGCTCGATGACTGCGGGTGACTCGGCGGCGCCCGGGCGGACCTCCCCGGATGGGGAGTGGACGACCGGCCGGGCGGAGCCACGGTAACCACCGTTATCGGGCCGTGACAATCCCCCGGTGACAAAACCTCCGGAACCCGGGGGCTCAGGGCAGCCGCCACACCGTCGTTCGGCGCACGGCCGCCGGCCGGGTGGGCGACGGCTCGGTGTCGGGGACGTCGTACACCGCCAGCGCGGCCAGCCGGTCCTCCGGCAGGTAGATCCGCCCCGGGTCGCCGATCAGCACCTCGGCACCGCCCGCGCGGGCGGCGTCCAGGAACGGCAGCACCCGGTCGGTCATCTCCCGGTCGTAGCAGACGTCGCCGGCCAGGATCACGCCCACGTCGGGCGGCTCGTCGCCCAGCACGTCGCCCACCGGGGTGATGCCCGGTGTCCCGTTCAGCTCGGCGTTGACGGTGACCGCGGTCAGCGCGAACGGATCGACGTCGCTGGCCAGCACCGCGGCCGCGCCGGCCCGGGCGGCGGCGACGGCGACCAGCCCGCTCCCGGCACCGAGGTCGAGCACCGTGCGCCCGGCGACGAGCTCGGGGTGGTCGAGGACGTACCGCGCGAGCGCCTGGCCGCCCGGCCACGCCGCGGCCCAGAAGGGTGGATCGGTGGAGGTGCGGCCGTGCTGGGTCTCCATCGCCTCCCACAGGGCGACGACGTCGGCGGCGACCAGCAGTTCCACCTCCGGCACCAGCGCGGGCCGCACCGGACGGGTGTGGGCGCGGACGAACTCGGGCGGGACGGTCAGCACCCGGTCAGTCTGCGGTGCCTGGCCCGCTGGCGCTGCCGGCACCCGGCCGGTCACAGCCGGAGCGACCAGGACGACAGCTGCCCGGCGGGCCGGAAGCCGAGGGCCTCGTTGACGGCGACGATGGGCGTGTTCGCGTCCGAGTTGTACGTGCTGATCCGGCGGACCTCGGGGAAGTCCGTGCTGACCTCGCGGAGCACGGCGGCCTTCACGCGCGCGCCCAGCCGGTGGCCCCGGTGCTCACGCAGCACCAAGGT encodes the following:
- the pntB gene encoding Re/Si-specific NAD(P)(+) transhydrogenase subunit beta; the protein is MTAVSAAYAAYIVAGLLFILSLAGLSRHETAKAGNTYGIAGMAVALVATVGVVIGDISATGLILLLLAVAIGAAIGIWRARKVEMTGMPELIALLHSFVGLAAVLVGWNGYLSVEAAGGGPVLDGAEAGIHSGEVVVGVFIGAVTFTGSVVAFLKLSARIKSNPLMLPGHNWLNLGALVLFAVLTVVFVVEPNLLVLSIVTVLALALGWHLVASIGGGDMPVVVSMLNSYSGWAAAASGFLLGNDLLIITGALVGSSGAYLSYIMCTAMNRSFLSVIAGGFGNEGSAASSDVDYGEHTEISAEETAELLRDAKSVVITPGYGMAVAQAQGPVADLTRKLTERGVEVRFGIHPVAGRLPGHMNVLLAEAKVPYDVVLEMDEVNDDLATTSVVLVIGANDTVNPAATDDPASPIAGMPVLRVWEAERVVVFKRSMNTGYAGVQNPLFFRDNTRMLFGDARDRVEDILKAL
- a CDS encoding lytic transglycosylase domain-containing protein — its product is MKPRATSIARALRPTGGRSRIPGPAGRAGLLLAVAAAGGLVATVVVADEPAAHAKPQLASVSVAAQLGITTEAPADVAEVADTAADSLEQLAASRSERAAEQTAAAEARAAAEQAELDRRAAEEAARIAAEEAARQAAEEAARQEAARQAAEEAARQETARQAEAARQAEAARQAEAARQAEAAAARASRAPAAPAAPAPQAAPSGSYQNYAMQKLGGSGSEFGCLERLWGKESGWNPNAQNPRSTAYGIAQFLDSTWAGTGIAKTSDGYRQIDAGLIYIQNRYGSPCGAWAAFQSKGWY
- a CDS encoding STAS domain-containing protein; the encoded protein is MADQFMADGPGVSAMCADRADLPASTLTEASAVHAPGAPPAFQVFVDQQRIVLVGDVDALGSEQLARVLAASPVTGGTCALDLSGLEFADVAGCRAIAVWARGLAQRGVRLELWDAPALVRRTWQVLELDEWASVSFAPAA
- a CDS encoding Re/Si-specific NAD(P)(+) transhydrogenase subunit alpha, with the protein product MQLGVPRETRPRETRVSATPATVTQLVALGYDVVVESGAGAASSFPDEAYVAGGARIGTAAEAWGAEVVLRVNAPAIGELDRLASGATLISLLSPALASELVDALAARPITALAMDAVPRISRAQSMDVLSSMANIAGYRAVIEAANVFGRFFTGQVTAAGKVPPAKVLVAGAGVAGLAAIGAASSLGAIVRATDVRPEVAEQVRSLGGEYVAVPSAEAQVSTDGYAREMGEDFNRRAAQMYAEQAKDVDIVITTALIPGRPAPRLITEEMVASMRSGSVVVDMAAAQGGNVAGSVPDEVVVTPNGVSIIGYTDLPARLPAQASQLYGTNLVNLLKLLTPGKDGQLVLDFDDVVQRAITVVRAGEKTWPPPPVQVSAAPTPPSPPPGATAGAPSVPAKTPAPGRRFALVGLGAALLFLLTAFSPNELVQHFTVFTLAVVVGFYVIGHVHHALHTPLMSVTNAISGIIVVGALLQLGSDDGAVRALAFVATLVASINVFGGFAVTRRMLGMFSRGPNGKGAAR
- a CDS encoding ANTAR domain-containing protein, producing MFSYPLPVQEKVSGALNVYARQLAVTGLRTRQLVSRLASYAVGPVSNMYLYESAVERAEHLQAALESRAVIDQAKGILMERHKLTADQAFQVLARLSMVSNTKLRDVAERLALTGELPRS
- a CDS encoding class I SAM-dependent methyltransferase; the encoded protein is MLTVPPEFVRAHTRPVRPALVPEVELLVAADVVALWEAMETQHGRTSTDPPFWAAAWPGGQALARYVLDHPELVAGRTVLDLGAGSGLVAVAAARAGAAAVLASDVDPFALTAVTVNAELNGTPGITPVGDVLGDEPPDVGVILAGDVCYDREMTDRVLPFLDAARAGGAEVLIGDPGRIYLPEDRLAALAVYDVPDTEPSPTRPAAVRRTTVWRLP
- a CDS encoding EAL domain-containing protein, which codes for MSVFISEPDDDRVPPEIVSSVFYCASVSDGFALVVAETVAGRVRVTWVNAGAVELLGYGLDDVRALPVDHLFPSLGGGELELLLRRERAARMTLPVRTASGAMVQSVVTTTPSPGGRMWTIRIVSATNEQERALRATADAHERRFSTLTERSPVPTLLSEQGMRLAHVNDAFCSLVGRRAEQLLGTGWIDTVHDEDIEAVIEQVSAWSFVAELAHGHTEIASAVIALARSLNLSTVAEGVETADQAAELARMGATYLQGFGLSQPMTGSRTAAWFASHGEPTP